From a region of the Ovis aries strain OAR_USU_Benz2616 breed Rambouillet chromosome 2, ARS-UI_Ramb_v3.0, whole genome shotgun sequence genome:
- the LOC114112857 gene encoding LOW QUALITY PROTEIN: protein Mis18-alpha (The sequence of the model RefSeq protein was modified relative to this genomic sequence to represent the inferred CDS: inserted 1 base in 1 codon), translating to MEGSWSPEGCSSTSCTFGHRGEREDSSLLGRRLSEDSSRHQLLQEWANMWSSVSGDASVACSERTRREEAAEPAEGHRPLVFLCXGDSLSWVANQEDTNCILLRCVTCNVSVNEEQMLSKRKHDNCCILQTLYCTGCSLSLGYLYRCTPKDLDYKRDMFCLSVEAIESYVLGSSEKQIVSEDKELFNLESRVEIEKSLKEMEDVLKALQTKLWEVESKLSFTSCKS from the exons ATGGAGGGCTCTTGGTCCCCGGAAGGATGTTCCTCTACAAGCTGTACGTTTGGCCACAGGGGCGAGAGGGAAGACTCCTCTCTGTTAGGCAGGCGGCTCTCGGAAGACTCGAGCCGCCACCAGCTGCTGCAGGAGTGGGCGAACATGTGGAGCTCCGTGAGCGGAGACGCCTCGGTGGCCTGCTCTGAAAGGACGCGGCGCGAGGAGGCTGCGGAGCCTGCGGAGGGGCACAGGCCGCTGGTGTTTCTGT TGGGAGACTCGCTGAGCTGGGTGGCGAACCAGGAAGACACCAACTGCATCTTGCTGCGCTGTGTTACCTGTAATGTTTCTGTGAATGAGGAACAGATGCTATCCAAACGTAAACATGATAATTGTTGCATCCTGCAGACTTTGTACTGCACAGGTTGTTCGCTCAGCCTCGGCTACCTGTACAGGTGCACACCCAAGGATCTAGACTACAAGAGGGACATGTTCTGCCTTAGTGTTGAAGCCATTGAAAGTTATGTTTTAGGGTCATCTGAAAAGCAAATTGTGTCAGAAGACAAAGAGCTTTTTAATCTTGAAAGTAGAGTTGAAATAGAAAAATCTCTAAAGGAGATGGAAGATGTTTTGAAAGCCTTGCAAACAAAGCTTTGGGAAGTCGAATCAAAACTGTCCTTTACCAGTTGTAAAAGCTGA